Proteins encoded together in one Styela clava chromosome 12, kaStyClav1.hap1.2, whole genome shotgun sequence window:
- the LOC120329641 gene encoding uncharacterized protein LOC120329641 produces MELGVVDFCKCNINCSQPIPGDLKKVGDEIYEAFTSIGFVYLKNTGISDDEAAKVQKISKDFFDLDDNIKLKYAINENLFGYVAPGVENNDPTKPGEYKESFDVSSQGLVSPNSRWPDGELPGFSVTVKNFTANLRKLAIRIIQALSIGMKVKDATYLQRCHSRLNDTKNITTLRSLYYPKIPHNYVVKEGEMRLGEHTDFGSFTILFQDFIGGLQVRRQDGTFTEARPIPGTALVNIGDCLQFWTRGRLKSTIHRIPMPDIGGSMNQKRSSLVYFVVPDNETDLSEIDCEGIDALPQENTEKPITALEHLRKKYEEVNLPIPN; encoded by the exons ATGGAATTAGGTGTAGTTGATTTTTGCAAGTGTAATATAAATTGCTCTCAGCCTATACCTGGAGATTTGAAGAAAGTCGGCGACGAAATTTATGAAGCATTTACATCGATTGGATTTGTGTATTTGAAGAATACTGGGATATCAGA tgATGAAGCGGCGAAAGTACAGAAAATATCGAAGGATTTTTTTGATCTTgatgataatataaaacttaaATACGCAATCAACGAAAATTTATTTGGATATGTTGCACCAGGAGTAGAGAA CAATGATCCAACCAAGCCCGGCGAATACAAAGAATCATTCGATGTTTCCAGCCAAGGTCTTGTTTCACCGAATTCAAGATGGCCAGACGGAGAGCTCCCTGGATTTTCTGTCACTGTTAAAAACTTTACAGCAAACCTTAGAAAATTGGCAATTAGAATTATACAGGCGCTATCGATCGGTATGAAAGTGAAG gATGCGACGTATCTTCAGAGATGTCATTCCAGACTCAATGATACTAAAAATATAACGACATTAAGATCTTTGTACTACCCTAAGATACCACACAACTATGTGGTGAAAGAAGGGGAAATGAGATTGGGGGAACACACGGATTTTGGAtctttcacaatattatttcaaGATTTTATCGGCGGTCTACAg gTTAGACGACAAGATGGAACATTTACTGAAGCTAGACCTATCCCAGGTACTGCCCTGGTAAATATTGGAGATTGTTTACAATTTTGGACAAGAGGAAGACTGAAGTCTACG ATTCACAGAATTCCGATGCCAGATATTGGAGGATCGATGAACCAGAAGAGAAGCTCATTGGTCTACTTTGTCGTACCTGATAATGAAACGGATTTGTCAGAAATCGACTGCGAAGGCATCGACGCATTGCCGCAGGAAAATACTGAAAAACCGATTACGGCACttgaacatttgcgaaagaaaTATGAGGAAGTTAATCTACCTATTCCAAATTAA